The window CACATTGCAAATGAATCCAGTGCTAGGTCAGAACCATAGATCATTATATCACAGAAAACTGGCCTTTCTAGTATGTcctgaacaaatattcagcctcaTCCCACTGAACTACACccattccatacccctccatttatgttcctgtccaaatatttcttgaatgttaaaattgagcaagCGTTCACTATTTCAGCTTGCAGttcgtttcacactcccaccattctctgtgtgaagaaattccccctaatattTCCCATAAACtcctcctctttcacccttaacccatgtactccggtttgtatctcacctaacctctgcAAAAAAAACCCTGATAGCCTATACCCAtagtaattttatatacctctatgaaatctccgCTCCTGCTGTGCAAACACAATATACTGCCGCAAGTTAGTATTGTCATTTTATCTTTGTGCCACATGTCAGGCATGCAGCAATAACATGCATAGAGTTCTGATCAAGAACTGCAGACTGATTCACAATAACTAAAAACAGTAGTCTAAGCATGCCATACTACAGTAATTAGACAAAGTATAATTTTGCCTGGGGTAAATTTATCTATGAAGCATAAATAATTATGATTTGTAAGGATGTCAACTGCTGTTCTACTGGAGGTACTCAagaggaagtggagggaatcatttggtttctgttcattttttttctgcaactGCATCAAAGCATTTGTTTGTAATGATTTTCAGAAACAAATGCTGCTTGGTATAAAACAGATGTCAACAAAATAACATTGAAGTTTTTTGAACATATGACACGAGTTTGCTTCTCTCTAGTAGcagggaaagatttttttttcattgatatATCAAAACATTGTGTAAAAGTCTACTTTGCATGGGACATTATAATTTTCCTTTCTCAATTTGACTTCTGCAGCGTTGATAATGAGATGAGGAATAGCTCTGTAGGGAAGCTAACAACTCACATTGAGGGCTGGCCAGAATGCCAGTGTGGAAATGGTTGAAGATGACACTGCACAAACACTAAGGTGAAAATATCCAAACATTGCATTGTTTTATGTATTTAAAGATCATTTTCATTCATCAGATGAGAATTAAGTTTGTTATTGATATTTTTAACCAGAATATTTCATTTCAGGATATGCAATTTATTGTTCTatgctttcttttttaaaaaaaaaagaaattttctGTCCATCCGTCCTGTCAAACCAGAAGGAATGTAGACCAAAAGAATGCATGTCGTAGACTGTGAACATGTTCCACACAAAGTATGAGTTTTGCTTTGTCTATTGTATGCCCATGTTCTGTTGAAATCTGCTTATACCAAATAGTTAAATAGCTTTGTCGTTTCAAGGACCCATAGAAGATTAAAACCAATTTGTTATGGCTATTTGTTAAAGATTTACAATTCCATTAACCATGAGCCAGAGAAGGAAATACAGTAAAGTTCTTTGTTTTGTATAACTTGCTTGCCAGAGCAATTCTTAACTTCAGAGCAAAGCACCAGGTCCACAAAATAAATAAGTGAAAGTTGGTCATGCCTTTGCAAACCTTGTATTTTCCAGTTTAGAAAATAGGAAGTTGAAGAAGGGACATTTGAATTGTTGGCTAACATgtctagcattcattttgagtaAAGTATTAAAAAGCATCCTGAAAGAATGGCAATGAAATGCCCAATTAAATATTGAAGAAAGATCATCACAAGTTTATGAAAGGGGTATTCTTGAATGAGGAAATGTTTGAAACAACCTAGACAtaaaagaaattcaaatttggcTAACTTCTTGACAGAAGATTTTAAGTAGAATCGACATGGTGGCTTTTGCACTCCCCACACAACCTTCACAACTTCAAGACCACCAAAGAACAATCTGTAAGACAGACTCAACATTTTTTTGGCACTTCTAAATGGGAATATTTTATTATTCTCCTCTTCCTTGCATATTATTGTCTTTATTTCTTCATGTGTTGCGTATTTCATGTACCTGAGAAGCTGCAGTGAGACGTTAATTTCTTCTGTGCTTGTACTTGCGTATATCACAgtattattcattaaacattaaattGGATAGCATTCTAACTTGGAGTTGAAATCTGAGCACAAGTGATATTAAGACTTGGGATCCTGCTGGTTACGATACCAGACTCTCAAATACTTAGGAGCCCAAAATCAATTATGGCAAGTTGACAAATTTGATTTCAATAAATCTACATTTTGGGGACTAGCAACAGAAAATGACTTTTATGCCTGCTATTTTGTTGTAAAATATCTCAGTTTCTTCATGGGTGGATGGTTAGCTCTTGTCATTCAACATAGCCAGAATGGCTAAGAAAATACTGTATGAGAAATGTGATAAGCAATAAAACTAAAGATGTGGTAGATTGAAAAGATGGGAGAACAGCAAGACTAAGAAAAAGAAAGACAATTTTAAAGTACAGTATAAACAACTGTACATTTGGTGACTAAAGGCTTCAGCATTACTTATCTTTTGTAAGAAATGCTATTGAATAATTTAATGAAATCAAGCACTGAAATGGCAGCCACAAGGAGGTCTAACCAGGTTATGTGATAAATAGAGGATACAGGGTACAGTCCCTTATTAATGAAAATAAATCCATCCACTATTTAATTTTGATTTCAGTgttatagaatgttttttttttaaatatggtgaCTGAGTAACAGAAACAAGGGATATTCTTAAGATTAAAATCTTAACTAACTAAAATACTTGGTAAAGAGGAACCTCAGTTTTTACTGAGGTGTAGAAAAGAAGGTGTCCATTTGGTTACTTTCTGCAGTGTCCTGAATGTATACATACAGTGGAGAAAAATTTACAGAagaattggttagatatttgtggTAGGAATTTTAGGGATATTAGTTTTGAAACTTATCGTGGTTCCTGTATAATACTAAGTCAAATTAACAGTGTTTGCTTAAAAATCACAATTTACATCAAATCTGTGTCCATACAAATAACTTGTGCAGTCTACTTTTGAGCTGTTTCCTCAAATGTAGGGTTTCTCATAACTTGTCTCTCTGCCTAAGAAGCTGATAGTGTGAACTTGTGACTTTTTTCCACAATTATACTGatggttattttatttaatttgtagACATTGCACTATTTTCTACTGTTAAACTGTAATTTGGAGGAAGGTGGTTGTCAAACATCCATCTATGCATGGATGGAACAAAATTTGCTCGAAGGTTTTTCAACTGGATGTGGCTTTGCATCCTCAGGTGTTAGCACCATCAGTAGGAGTGCACTTCTCGTAGCCTTCAGGAGGAGCTTAGTTCTCTAAAATCAGTAAAATGGTCTTGAGGGTAGGACTGTGAACTATAATGCTTCATGACCTGTTTTTTATATCAGTTACAGCATTAGGATCCACTTGACAATGTAGAAAATTGATCAAGTAGATTTCTGTACACAAAAAAGCAGTAAATTTAATATGACCAATTTCTATTCATCTGTCTCCTATTGGCAATCAGTGGCATTAAATAATGTCACCTAGTACTCTCATAATTTTCTCAGTGCTAAGAAAAGGTCTGCTTTAGACCTCAGCTGTAGGTAAGTGTACCCTTATGAGGCTACAGATTGGGAGTaggaaagatgaaaaaaaaataactgagtgGGTTTTTCTTCACTAATATATACAAGAGCCTCAACAGCCACTGTAAATCTATCAGTCTCGGAAGTTGTGCCTTgtggaacaagaaaaaggaactcttgcagagtttattttccttttaatcATTAATCATCCACCAAAAAAAAGCTATTGGCTCATTTTAGGAATGCTGAATGATGCAATGCTGCTCTGTAGTATTATTTGTAATAGGTTCCAGTCTCCTCATGTTACTTCCTTATCTCTTAAtataaaacatagaaaataggtgtaggagtaggccatttggcccttcaagcctacaccaccattcaatttgttcatggctgatcatccactcagtaccctgttctagctctctctccataccccctgatccccctagtcacgtactaaatctaactctctcttaaacagagctatggaaccagcctcaatcacttcctgtggcagagaattccataaattcaccacgctctgagtggaaaaaattcttcctcatctcagtcctaaaggacttcccctttatccttaaactgtgacccctggttctagacttgctcaacattgggaacaatcttcctgcatctagcctgtcaaatcccttaagaattttgaatgtttctattaaatctcctcttaatcgtctaaactccagcgagtacaagcccagtcgttctagcctttctttagatgcaagtcctgccatccctagtatcaatctggtaaactttttctgcactctctccatggcaatgatgtccttcctcagataaggagaccaaaactgaacacaatattccaggtgaggtctcaccaaggccctatacaactgcatcaatacctctctgcttctgaactcgaatcctcttgatatgaatgccaacgtaccattcgccttttttactgcttgctgcacctgcctgcccacttttaatgactgatgcacagcgacacccaagtctctttgcatctccccttttcctaattcgataccattaagatagtactcagccctcccattctctcCTCTAAAGTCGATAACCAcatacttatccacattatattgcatttgccatgcatttgcccactcacccaacctgtccaagtcaccctgcacactcttaacagcctctacacagctcacaatcccacccagcttcgtgtcgtctgcaaacttggaaatgctgttctctatttcctcatctaaatcattaatatatatcgtaaataactggggtcctagcactgagccttgtggtaccccactagtaactgactgccattccaaaaagtacccatttattcctactctttgcttcctatctgtcaaccaattctctatccacctcaataccatatcccctataccgtgtgccttaagtttgtatagtaatcttcTGTGtgtgaccttatcaaaagccttctgaaaatccaggtaaaccacatctactggttctcccctatccactctactagttacgtcctcaaaaaattcaataagattagtcagacatgattttcccttcataaaaccttGTGCTCTGatcaatgaattcaccactttccagatgtgccacaATCACatttttaataactgactctaacattttccccactaccaatgtcaagctaaccggtctataattccctgatttctctttccctccctttttaaaaagtggagttacattagcctccctccagtcctcaggaactactccagaatctaaagagttttgaaaaattatcaacaatgcatccactatttcatgggctacttcctttagcactctgggatgcagaccatctggccctggggacttgtctacctttaatcccttcaatttatccaacacaacctcgtAACTtgcacttattttccccagtccttctgtcacattagccccatggtcccctatttttttcctgaaaattattcatattttccctagtgaagaccgaactaaagtagttatttaattggtctgccatgtccttgttccccattacCAATTTACCTGTtgctgactgcaagggacccacatttgtctttactagtctctttttctttatatatctATAAagacttttgcagtcatttttttatgttccctgccaattttctctcataatcttttttgcctttcctgattaatccctttgtcttcctctgtagaactctgaatttctcccaatcctctggtattctgtctttcctggctagtctatacgcttcctctttacacttgatactctccctgatttccgtTGTTATCCAAGAATGTACTACCCTCTTcgagttattctttttccaaaccgggatgaacaaatgctgtatttcatccaggtgatccttaaatgcttgccaaTGCCTTTttacagttaatcctttaagtaacatttgccaatctaacttaatcaattcgcgtctcataccctcaaagtcacccttaATAAGTTCATAATAGTATGACCTTATTCATCTATTACCATCGTGACGTTCCTCTTTCATTCTTCTCCAAGGAAAACCTACTGGCCATTTCAGACCTTTGCAGTCTGATGAAATGTTATTAACCTGAAAGGCTTCTGGTAAATGTCAGCAATTCCAGATCCCTAGGCTAACCATGGAAGACCTGAATTTACCATGACTTGGTATTTCAGCAAGCTGAAATTCCCCAATAGTTAAGGGAAGAAAAATAAGGCCCTGTTTTAGTTATGTATTTATCAATGGTTTTAAAATATTCactattttaaacattttaatactttatttttggTTTCAGAAATAAATGTATCCCTTGACATTTTTGAAAACTGGCAAAAACaggaggaaagttttttttaccaGTTGTCAAAGATGTCTGAGAATTTAGGACAAAGATTCAGTCCATTAGATGAGCCCTGCTGCTCAGCATTTTGATGCAGGACTCTAGGATGCATTGGGGCAGCAAGTAGGTGCCTGCATCTGGTTCAGGTGTGACAAGCCTATACTTACAAAATCTGTGCAAATTAAATTTGTTTCTCATTGATCTGCATGATCTGTGAAGCATTCCaacattttctacttttatttcagatattcagTATATGATGTATGTAGGTTGCATTTTAACTGTTGAATCAAATCGATTGAATCCAGCTATCAGTCATTCCGACTGAATCACACTTAACCTGGCTGAATGAAGATGCCCACACCCTGATGCTGTGCAACGAAGCCCTGGTAGTCAGCAGGGTCTGCTGAGGCCTAGTCTCTAAATTCCCCTGTGCACCTTTGAAAGGAGCCAAAGATGGTGGTGGAGCTTGTCAAAGGCACTGGTCAAAGCTAGGTCTTGATGCCCtgagcctttaaaaaaaaactaaagttgATGTAAATGATTTTTATTAAAGTGGAAAATAGttattttttgaaaaatgaaAGTAAAATGCTTAATTGTTAAAATCttacattgaaaaataaaataaataagaaaataaatatccCTCCTAAGTTGCACTTCGTTTCTGATCCTATGTTAAGTTTTATTTGCATAAGATCAGTGGCGAATACCAGAACAATGCTGGGAAAGCTGAGTTGCTGATTTTCGATTTGAGTCCAGTATCAGAGTGGTGTCACAAGTGCCAAGATCTGACAGTTACTTAGCAGGTCTAAGATTTACAGTGCAAATAGATAATTCAGAAACTAGCTTGTAGTGGAGCAGCTAGAGATCCAGAACCACACAGCATGAAACCAGCCCTTCACCCAACCAAGTCTACACCAACTATCACACACCCATTGAACTAATATGATATTAATCTATTTCTACTCGTGTTCCCATTAATTCTCCCCAGATTTTACTATTTACTTATACAGGTACATAGTCtttatctgaaattctgaaaaccGAAACAGAACATTTTTTTCAAAGGACATCATCTGCACACCAAAGCACACATTTGGTGTCAAACGTAACTCAACGCAACCCACGCTCAACTCCTGTTTGAATATCCTGTGTCCATAATTAGTGGAACTCTAGGGAATTCTTTATACGTGCCAGCGGAAAAAGAGTCCACTGCCTCTGATCCACTGTATATGGATGCCCGATTTGTCATAGATGGCTGGCACCAGgatgccacccccccaccatccagCGCTACCGCAAACACCCCTTCCCATCCAGCATCcaaatcgggagcttggatgggcagtaGGTTGGGGCGAGGATCCACGTTTGGGAGTTCGAATGGAAGGGCAGCTGGGACATCAGGGGTTCAGATATGCAGGCagccaggagctcagatgggcaaatGGCTGGGGTGAGGGTCCTCTGAAGGGGCACCGGGAGCTCCAGTAGGCATGCAGCCGTGGCGTCGGGAGCTCTGATGGCCGCTGTAACCTCCCCCGCTCCAGTACCGCCATGAACACACCCCACCCCCGGAGCAGCTGCAAACCCCTTCCTGGGTCCAGAGACCAttctagttggagtgtgtctttgttttgcgcaaatctgaaatcagtgcAATTACTTATTGTTTCTATTATCGGAAAAATTCAGAATTCCGAAGTGTTTGGTCCCAAgggtttcagataaaagattCTGTACCTGTACAGTACATAAGGCACTCCTTGGAATTGTCAGCTAAAAAAGCATAATTTCGCCCAATGAAGATTAAGCGACAATTCATCTTTGGTTATTGATGGTACAAAAGTATTGACCAATAGTTGTTCCTGCCTCTGCATGCTCGGTTAGTTAGAAGCAAGAGCTCTCAAGTTTTGcagtcctgaaatgttgacatttctttctatcccactgatgttgcttgaaaatttcctccagcagattaggttttgcttgagattccagcatctgcagtcttctgtgtttCTTATTCAGTATTAGTGAAGAAAGTTGGCATTCATCCTTATCCACAGGCAACCAATTCATTTATTTACCACATCAGCAAATTATCTGCAGAAAGTCATTCTCTCCTTTTCTTTCCCTGCTAGAGAATGACTAAAAAAGAAATGGTAAAGCCGCTCTTGGAGAATGAAGGTGAAATTTGTCATTACGACCTCCAGAAAATTACTGTTGGAATTTTGGGGACTGGAGATTTTGCTCGCTCATTAGCGACACGTCTGGTATGTTCTGGTTATGGCATAATCGTTGGAAGTCGATATCCTAAACGCAATGGAAATTTATTTCCCAGGGCAATTGAAGTTACTAGCCAACGTGAAGCCATAGAGCGGGCAAATATTATCTTTGTAGCTGTGCACCGTGAACATTATAGTTCGTTGAGCGAACTGAGAGATGGACTGATGGGAAAAATTATGGTGGATGTCAGCAACAAATTGGAAGTAAATGAGCATGAAGAATCAAATGCAGAACACCTTGCTTCTCGCTTTCCAGGATCTAGAGTTGTAAAAGGGTTTAATGTCATCTCAGCCTGGACTTTACAAACTGGGGCTAGAGATGGAAATAAACAGGTATGTACACTTTTATTAATCCGGTATGTTTCCTGATGACATGGGATCAAGAATCATAATATTTATACATTTTGTTGCTGTTTTGACATAATTTGATATtcacaatagttttttttttaaactatctaCCAGGCAAGTTCTAGTCTCTCTGTTCATCGAAGAGTTCAATTATGGTAAAAATGTGCATTGTTACATTTCAATTAGAATCAGTTTATATTGACACCAATTTTGGTGCAAATAGGTTGTAACACTTCAGAATCAGATGACTTTTCTCTCAAATAGAATAAAGTGGATTCCCTGGCATCAGATTATCAGACCCTAAACATTTTTATTCACGCTGTTGTAGTGGCGCATGCACATTGACACAGATCACCCACAAAATGGTTGACAAATGTGGCAACCATGCAGACCTAGGGGGTGACACCGGCCATAGCcccaggtgacctcccacacAGCAGGAAGACAGTGAACTGTGGCGGGAATGTTGCACTCCAATTATACGGTGCCTTGACgtcagtgcctggggcccatataaacgccatggccagtgcaataaaccagtcttgacttcaaggctttggtgcacgtgtcattcttctccatgccCATTATTTAACCTTAAACTTTCTGGAAATATGCTTCAATGTTCTTGATTTACCAAGCTATCTTGCTCTCCTACAGGTGATGATTTGCAGTGACAGTCAAGAAGCTAAATGTATGGTGATTGAAATAGCACGAAATATGGGATTCATTCCTGTGGACATGGGCTTATTATCATCTGCAAGAGAAATTGAGAACCTTCCATTACGCCTCTTTCCTACATGGAAAATGCCTGTTATCCTGGCTGCAGTTTTATTTGTGGTTTTCTATGTGTATGCTATTATTAGAAAGGTTATTCACCCATATGTAGTGAAAGGGCAGAATCCATTCTATAAAATCCCAATTGATGTTGTTAATGCCACTCTACCATGTGTTTCATTTGTGATGCTGTCCCTTGTTTATCTGCCTGGAGTTCTTGCAGCCATCTTTCAACTACGCAATGGTACAAAGTACAAACGTTTTCCACGTTGGCTAGATCAGTGGCTTCAGCAAAGGAAACAACTTGGCTTGTTGAGCTTTCTCTGTGCTGCCTTGCACGCTGTCTATAGTCTGTGTCTCCCCATGCGTAGATCTGCTCGTTACTGGCTACTGAATGAAGCTTCTGCTTTGGTAAGTGAATTGTAATTTAAAACACCATACAACTAGCATGTTATTAGCCAACTTCAAATGTGATGCAGCAAGCACACCACCAAGTGGCAGGTTTCATTGAAGACCAATTTTTATAGCCATTTTCTAAGTCTCAAGCTAGTTCCATACTCTtgcagaggaaaaaaaagtattttctataagggtgggggggggggaatagagaaTGTTTTTGATTTATCAAATTATATAGAAGTTTCAATTAAGCAATATCATTAAGATGGCAAATTACCACTAAATGCAATTCAAATtatcaaaaaaaattgaatggattaaattaataggAACAAAGTACAATTAGTAAAAATTATTACCCCTTTTTTCTCATTATCTTTAGATTGTCATACTTCATATGGGTGATAATGTGTTCTGTAGTTTTCCTGAACTGTGTCAAAGTACATTAAATGAGTAACAGCAGTTTAACTAAAGGAGAATTGACTTTAATCACTGGTTCTTAAATACATATTTTAAAGTAAATTTCTGGTAATCAAATTTTAAAACAACTTGACAAAATTGGCATCAAAACCAATTTGCAATCAGTCGACAACACACTAAATATAAAGATTCTTACAAACCTATATACACTCACACAACATTTTTAAGCCATGGCTTGAAAAATCATCTAACCCAATTTTACCATATTTTGaacaaattagaaaaaaatacatttaattcaAAACTTACTGAATGGGCGTGTCGGAAGAAACAGAAATTTGTTTTCTATGGGACTTTCTATGTTCTGGAATTTAAAATTCAGGTTTTAGTGACACTGTTTTCCACAGGAAGTTAACACAATGCAAAATTTTAAGGTTCTAACAATAATGTAATCATTATCATGTTATTTTGATTTTTGTCCCTTGATCACATCCCTTTATATAACATTTGTCACCACATCTAGGCTTCCTGCTTCAATAATCAGGCATCAAAAACACAGTTCTCTGTACCCATCTGACTGCTATGATAATACTGCCAAAGAAACTGTTTAAAGATTCTGATGACCAGAAGAGCAGATTGAAACAGAGTTGCAAACATATCATAGTTTGCATATATGGTCCAAAAAAGTTTGTTTTTCTGGGCATTTgaaattttaatccttttttaaaaaaaaattaaaattttatcttGTACTTTATCATATAGTTGAcattattatattatatattgCAGTGAAATACTCTGAAGTGACAACCTCAGTGCTGAAAATTATTCATCTGATCCATCAGAAATTTAGAATGAGATGAGAGCTTATCATACACACAAAAACAATGAAacaatgaaattcttgcttgctgcagttaCATAGGAATACATAATGTACTAACAAAACATTTCCATTCAAAGGCAAATATGTAAGATAAATATGCTATTGTAGTTGGTGGGGGAAAAAAGTGATCCTTAGTAATGTAGACACTATTTGGCATTGTGTGAAGCTTTcatcaaaactttaaaaaaaatatttgcatgATTTGAAAACAGACTGATTAAATGTTATTAATTGTGTAAAAGACCACAAGCTAATGATAAAATGAATGATTATGAATATggttctatatttgtatattatctaATTTCTGATGTTTTAACAGGCTAGAGGTGAGAAGAAAAATCCTTGGGTAGAAGAAGAAGTATGGAGGATggaaatttatcttttttttggaattttggcCATTGGTGTGCTTTCATTTCTTGCTGTGACATCATTGCCTTCAGTGGCAAATTCTCTTAACTGGAGAGAATTCAATTTCATTCAAGTAAGGCAATTTAACATTTGTTTTTGCAACTTGGAGTTACGATACTTCTGACAGCAATTCTTCATTATTTTCAGTAAGATTCATTGGTTCTTATAGTGGGTGCCAAAATTATTTTTGGCTACATGGAAAATAACTAGAACAAATAATTCTTAAGTAAAACATGGATTGGTAGTATTCTTTATTGGAGATTTTGTTGTAAGAGTTGAACATTACTCTGGTATTTGAAAGGTGAGGTTAATTTTGACATGTTCCAGTCATGTGCTTGTCAGAGCAACATCTACCATTCTGCCTCTGTGTTGCACATCTAGACTCCCTATGGAGTTAACAGGTAATGCAAACTTCCATGTAATTCCCCTCTCTCAGGTTGGGAATCTCACTGGGAAAAATTGGCTGCCAGGAGCATGGTAAGTAGAATTTGCTTTATTTAGTTTCAACGTTTGACTTTTTAAGCATGTGGTTTTTTGAGTTGCATTCAAAAGAAATTTTATTTGACATCCCAACTTATTGAGATTTACAAATATCAAGGATGTCACAACCGACTAGTAATATGGGTAGTTTTTTGATAGCCGATGCTGTTGCTGAGAGAGATGAGCTCTTCACAAGGCTAGACCAAACTACTGTGGAACTATGATGTGTCAGTGTCCAGACAGTTGATGATTTGGTCAATTGATAAAGAACACAAAATCTGCACTCTTCAAAATGGTTAATTATTGCTTCTAAGTTTCATTTTGAACTTGAACCCATGAATTAGGCTAAAAAATTGGTAGGAAATTCCATTACCGGAAAGCAACATTATTGATAATATCCATGGGAGTTGTCTATTACAGCAAGCTCATTCTTGTTTGCCAGGGATAAGTCAGCGGTGAGAGTTGCAGCTGTCTTTAGAGTTGTAACATTTGAACATTTGTGCACGTGTGTTGTTTTTCTGGAAAAAAATAGGAGCACAATGTacaaagttgtttttgatgctcaataaatatattttgaaaaaaattgccaCATTTGGCAACCGGTGGAAATCAGCAAGTGTGTGGTACAAGTACATGGACTGTGTAATCACAAGAGAATGATATATCTGTGGCATCGTTATTTCAGAAGCCCATTAATACTGACTGACCCAGAGAATGGTCATCAggccattttaaaatgataccATTAGGCAAAATAAATGGTGAAAGAGTCATTATAAACTATAATTTAAAGACAATGGTTTAGACcagcaatttattttataattccCAAAGGTGTTGTATGGCTAATATTCTGTTGTTAGATCTTTTGTATAGAACAGCAATATTATCATTTACATGCAATTTTACATTGAGCAGTCCAGACATAAACATAGTTAAATTTGAAATGCAGAGGTTATTCCATTTAAATGTATTTGCCCCTCTCCTCATCATTCAGCAACTCCAGAAATAATGTGTAATTGGTGAAATACAATGTTAGAAAAATATTGATAAATATTATCTAAAATTGTGCATGTTATTTATATTTCAAATTCTGGTGATTCCAAAATTTAATTGTATGGAACTGAAATAGCTGTTATACATAATTCATATGGATTTCATGAgtcatttaatttataaaaaGCTTTTTTCCTTTCAGTCCAGACTTGGATTCACAGCTTTGGTGATCAGCACACTACATGTCCTAACTTTTGGATGGCGTAAAGCCTTTGACTCTGCTCAGTACAAG of the Narcine bancroftii isolate sNarBan1 chromosome 4, sNarBan1.hap1, whole genome shotgun sequence genome contains:
- the steap3 gene encoding metalloreductase STEAP3 isoform X1, coding for MGNPCMRMTKKEMVKPLLENEGEICHYDLQKITVGILGTGDFARSLATRLVCSGYGIIVGSRYPKRNGNLFPRAIEVTSQREAIERANIIFVAVHREHYSSLSELRDGLMGKIMVDVSNKLEVNEHEESNAEHLASRFPGSRVVKGFNVISAWTLQTGARDGNKQVMICSDSQEAKCMVIEIARNMGFIPVDMGLLSSAREIENLPLRLFPTWKMPVILAAVLFVVFYVYAIIRKVIHPYVVKGQNPFYKIPIDVVNATLPCVSFVMLSLVYLPGVLAAIFQLRNGTKYKRFPRWLDQWLQQRKQLGLLSFLCAALHAVYSLCLPMRRSARYWLLNEASALARGEKKNPWVEEEVWRMEIYLFFGILAIGVLSFLAVTSLPSVANSLNWREFNFIQSRLGFTALVISTLHVLTFGWRKAFDSAQYKFYLPPTFTIALIVPSIVLLAKVYLFLPCVNRKLIRIRQGWESSHHMKFCEPHRARDFSDFNAESVSMV
- the steap3 gene encoding metalloreductase STEAP3 isoform X2, whose translation is MTKKEMVKPLLENEGEICHYDLQKITVGILGTGDFARSLATRLVCSGYGIIVGSRYPKRNGNLFPRAIEVTSQREAIERANIIFVAVHREHYSSLSELRDGLMGKIMVDVSNKLEVNEHEESNAEHLASRFPGSRVVKGFNVISAWTLQTGARDGNKQVMICSDSQEAKCMVIEIARNMGFIPVDMGLLSSAREIENLPLRLFPTWKMPVILAAVLFVVFYVYAIIRKVIHPYVVKGQNPFYKIPIDVVNATLPCVSFVMLSLVYLPGVLAAIFQLRNGTKYKRFPRWLDQWLQQRKQLGLLSFLCAALHAVYSLCLPMRRSARYWLLNEASALARGEKKNPWVEEEVWRMEIYLFFGILAIGVLSFLAVTSLPSVANSLNWREFNFIQSRLGFTALVISTLHVLTFGWRKAFDSAQYKFYLPPTFTIALIVPSIVLLAKVYLFLPCVNRKLIRIRQGWESSHHMKFCEPHRARDFSDFNAESVSMV